DNA sequence from the Sulfurimonas sp. HSL3-7 genome:
CGATCTCTGTTGGGTTTTTGGGGTTGGTGTCTGTTGAGAGTTTGTCAAAAAACAGCCACACATAGAGAGGTATGCGTGACAGTAAGATATCCTTATGAACGTTACATTGGTCATTTCCAAGGCAGACTTGGTAATGACCATAATGGATAGGTAACGATTAACGACCTTGATTTCTCATGTATGCTTTTTTGCGGTTGATCGCTTGTTGAAGACTTGCTGCTTCAGCTGGATTTTCTTGTAGCGTTGCTGAAGTACGAGCCGGAGCCTGTGCACTGCTGGAAGCTGTGATCAATGTGTAAATATCTCTAGCTGCCACTTCATTATATTCTTGCTGTGTCCCGGTATTATAAGCAGCAGAGGCGTATTGATACCCACCACTTCTGACTGCTCCGTCTTGTACCGAGTAGATGAGCTGCATGTTTTCTTCTACTTTCCATTCCTCTCGTACAATCTCCGGAAGGTTGAGTACTAATATCTCCGTTCCGTCTACTGTTTTAAGCTCATAACTTCCTTCAACATCAAGTTTCGAGTAGTCTGGATAGGTGTTATTATAGAGTACAATCGTGTTATTGCTGCTAAAGAAACCTAGATATGATGCATGCTCTGTCCAAAGCCAGATACCATTAATGCCATAACCTGAAGCAGGACCATTTGTAGGAGACAAGGTCTTGTCATTGATAAATTTTGCTAATGATGTGTAAGGTACAGCAGGATCTACTGTCCAATCTTCTTCATAATTCCCATTAACATTCGTCTCTTCCGTACAAACTCCGTTTGTATCACAAACCCAGTTTTCCCAATAATCAATACTGTAATTTGGTGTAAAGTCTGTTTCCGTAAAGCCTAGCTCATAAACTTTTGCATTTGAAGAAAAGACAGCATCAGAAGAGAGCCCTAAATCTGTCGAATATTCAAAAAGAGGTGCGATCGATAGGCCGGCTGCATTGTAGGCAGTCAATGTTACAGTACCCGGTTCAATGCCACCGGTAATTGCAAGCTCATTGTCTCCGCTGAAAGTATACGTCTGGTTCGCATTCCACTCGTCCCATGTTTTTGAGACCCAAGCACCGTTGACAAGTCTGATCTCTTGGTATGAGTCGTACTCATCGACATAAATCTCAAACGAGTCGGTTGTGGCGTTGTATTCATAATTTGTTTCAACACCATTCGCAAGCGTAAATTTTGACATATAGGTTTCCGAAAAAACAGTTCCTGTGCTATCGGTATAGCTATAGCCATCGACATAGTATAAACCACTCGCCAGTACTGACTGGAATGTAACAGTTGTGTCGATATGGTCTTGAAGCTCCTCCTGCACCTGAGCTTCTGCTTCTTCTGCCAACGACTCTTCAAAGTGTGCGGCTGCATCTTCTTCTGTTACAACAGCAGCGTCGACGTTATTCTCAGCAAGAAAGTTGTTGATCTCTGCGTCAAAATCAGCGCCCAAATCGATCGTTCCTATAACGTCAGACGGTAAAGTAATACCATTGCTTGGGTCTTCGTCAGTGTCAAGTGTCTGTAACAGACGAAGTGTGTTGGTAACGACAAGAGGGTCTGAACTCAAGTCGCGTGGTGTGAAGATAGGACCGGTTGGTTCTGCACTTCCCAGCTCTACTGTACCGATTTTAAAGGTACAGATGTCACCGGCTACATAGTTGAAATAGCCGTCACTGTCTGTAACGCCAGACTTGCCTGATGCCTGGCATTCATAGTTTAGACCTTCAACTGCCGCATCGATGAACTGGGCAGATAATGTCGTTGGCGCGTCGTCTCCAGACGAATCACTGCTGCCTCCACACCCTGTCATTGTCAGCATACCGGCAGCCAACGCACTGATTAGTATCTCTTTTTTCATTTTCACTTCCTTGATCTGTTTTTAACATCATTGCCAATCATCACGACAGCTTGTATATGATGATTATTTGTTGATATTTGCGAAATTATATCTATGGAATATGATATTAATATTAATATTTAACAAAATGGGTTATTTTAGATTGTTTATGTAAATTCAGGTGTTGTATTGATCACTATATTGGCCGACCGTGCATGGGGGACAGAAGGTCAATCGTGCCGGTTGGTGAGATAAATGGGTTTTTTATAAAAGGTTAGATCCCTTTCTATACTTTTCTGTAAGCAATCTTGTAATATAAATGCTTACTTAACAAATTTAAAGCGAACTAGTATGAATATCATCTATATCAATAACGACGGCGAACGAACGGATCGGGAATTGGAGCATATGCAAGTTGAACAGACCATCGCTGCGACCGGCGAAGCGACGTTTGACGCCCATACCAAACCGGAGCTTTTTGCACTGCTGCACAAGGCGATCGACCAGGGGGTGACCCCGGTCCTTTTTGACAAGAAGATCGAAAGCATCACCGAGCGTGTCAGCGAGCTCGGTATCAAGCCCTACAGTGAGAAGAGCGATGAGTCGGTGCTTCCGCTAACGGCTTATGCGCTCTTTTTTACTTCGGGGACAACGGGCGTACCGACCGGGGCGATCAAGAACAGGGAGAACATCCAGGGCGAGCTTGACGCACTGCAGGCGATTTTTGAACCTGAGCACTTTGAACGCGTTATCGTTACGGTACCGTTCATCCATATCTACGGTTTCCTTTCGGGGCTTATGCTGCCTAAACGTCTCGGGTGCGAGGTGTTGCTCAAAGAGGAGTACTATCCGCAGGAGCTCATCAGTCTGCATGAAGGTAAAAAGACACTGGTCGTGACAAGCCCTGTTTACATCAAGGCGATGCTGCGCCTGAAGCGTGAGCATGACCTGAACAATGTCACGTTCCTTTCGTCTACGGGGCTTCTGGTCGAAGATGAGGTTGCGCGTTTCGAGCAGCAGTACAACACGACGCTGCTGCAGATTTTCGGTTCGACAGAGACCGGGGGTGTGGCGATCAAGCGGGGGGTCGACACCTACTGGCAGCCGCTGCAGGGTGTCCTGATCAGTAAAAACTTCGAATCGCGCATGGTGGTGGACTCACCGTACCTCTCGACCCACCTTTTCGAAGAGACGATAACCCTGATGAAACGCCCCTACACGACAAGCGATATCATCGAACTCGAGGATAAGAGGTTCAGACTTCTGGGGCGCGCCAATGAGATCGTCAAGGTCTCGGGCAAACGCATCTCCATCGTCGAGCTGGAAAACCTGATTGAGAACGGACTTGGTACAGGGGATGTTCTTATCGGCATCAAAAGCGACATTGAAAAACTTAAAGATGAAAGTCTCGATATTAAGATTTCCGGACGGAAAATGCCGACTGAAGCGGATGTCAGAGCGCTTTTCAAAGCCCATTATCCCGAGATCAACTTTAGTTTCGAACTCACCAATGTCAAGAACATAGAGAAGAACAGTATGGGTAAAAAGGTGCGCCGGTGAAACGACTTCTTCTAATCCTTCTTCTCAGCCTCGATCTTTTTGGCGGCGTGGAGAGTTTTGAGAAGTTTGTCCGTGAAGAGGTCGAGGGCAATACGCCGCCCTCCGCCTCGTTTGCCGTTTTAAAAGGCGATACGATACTTTATGAGAGCAGTTTCGGCTTTAATGATGCCGAAAGAAGCCAGCCGACCTCGCTGGAAAGTACCTACCATGTCTTCTCTTTGACGAAGATCCTCGCCGCGACGCTTGTCATGCAGCTTGTTGATGAGGGCAGCCTCTCGTTTGACGATACGATCGATCGCTACTTTCCGCGTTTCAAGGCGAAGTATGACGGCAGAGAGGTCACGGTGACACTCTTGAACCTGCTGAACCACAGCTCGGGTATCGGCGACCGATCGGACGGCGTGCGCCCGATGACAGACGATGCTTATTACCACTATGCAAAGGCCAACGGCATCGAAATGGACGAGTATGTCGAACTTCCCTACATGCCGGGTTCCGAGGCGAACTACTCCAGTACAGAGTATATCCTCCTCAGCCGTATCATCGAAAAAGCAACGGGCGAAAAGTTCGGAAAATTGGTCGAAGATCGCATTCTGAGACCCGCCCAGATGGAGCGGAGCGGTTTTACCTACACCGAAGAGATGGCGGAAGATCAGGTCTACGGGACACTGAAATTATTCTCCGTTATCGGGACGGCGATGCGCATCTTCATGAATGAAAAGGACAAAGACCACTGGGACGGAACAACGCTTTGGCTTAAACAGTTTGACGTCGGCTGGCTGGCTGCAGGCGGGCTGGTCGCGCCGATCCATGATATGGCGCTTTTCCTCTCGGCCTATAATAACGGCAACCTTATGACGTCCGAGACAAAGAGGCTCTTTCTGGAGACCCCCGCCGTGCCGGTGAATTCATGGCTCTCATCACAGGAAAAGGTCGCCTTCGGGATAGGGTGGTACCATATAGAAGACAAAGGCGAGTTTTTCTATCAGCATCAGGGTCTTGGTCCGGGGTTCAGAACCATCATGCGGATCTACCCGAAATATGACATCTCTTTCGTGATCCTCACCTCGCAGACGGAGACCGATATCGACGGCTGGGCGGACCGGCTGATCAAGGATGTAAAAGAGGGGCTTTTATGAAACGTATTGTCGTGACGGGCATCGGCATGATCAATGCTTTGGGACATGATAAAAGTTCGTTTAAAGCTATTGTTGACGGCGAATGCGGCATAGACAAGATCACACTTTGTCCGACAGACGAACTCGAGTGCAAGATCGCGGCCGAGGTGAAGGCTTTTGACCCATCTACCGTGATGAAAAAACGCGAGCAGAAGAAGGCGGACCGTTTCATACAGCTGGGCTTGCATGCGGCACAGGAGGCTTTTGACGATGCCGCTTTGGAAGGTGTCGATACGACCGCTTTCGGCGTGGTCAGCGGCAACTGCCTTGTCGGCATCGGTTCTATCGAAGAGGCGGCAGAGATCAAGAGCAGCTCCAAACTTTCGCATATTTCCCCTTTTCTGATCCCCTCGTACATGCCCAATATGCTGGCGGGTCAGGTCTCCATGCGGTTTGACCTGAGAGGGCCGAACCTCAGTGAAAATACTGCCTGCGCCGCGGGAACCCATGCGATCATCGAAGCCTGGAAGACGCTGCAGTTCTCCAAGGGCGAGGGGATGCTCGTTGTAGGGGCGGAGGCGGGGGTAACGTCGCTTGCCCTTGGCGGATTCAGCGCGATGAACGCCCTGTGCAAAGACCATAATGAGAGCCCTAAAGAGGCGGTGCGCCCCTTTGACAAAGAGCGCAGCGGCTTTGTGATGGGCGAGGGGGCGGGTGCGCTCGTGCTCGAGACGCTCGAACATGCGCAAAAACGCGGCGCACGGATCTATGCCGAGATCATCGGTTTCGGCGAGAGTGCCGATGCCTACCACATTTCGACGCCGCACCCGGAGTCCCGCGGGGCGATCAGTGCCATAGAAGACGCTTTCGAGATGGCGGGATCACCGAAGATCGACTATATCAATGCGCACGGTACAGGCACTTTTTACAATGATATCCGCGAGGCTAAGGCTATCGAGACCGTTTTCGGCGGGATGCGCCCCTATGTAAGTTCGATCAAGGGTCAGGTGGGGCATACCCTCGGTGCTGCCGGAACGATCGAGGCGGTGGTCAGTCTTATGGCGATGCAGGAAAATATACTGCCGCCGCTCATCAACTACAAAGAGAGCGAAACGGAGATGCCGTCGATCAATCTTGTCAAAAACAGGGCCATTGAGACCGGGGTGGACCGTGTTCTCAGCTGTAATTTCGGTTTTGGCGGGACCAATGCCGCGATTGTCTTTGAAAAGTTCAAAGCGGCCCGGTGACACTTTTGACAATAGCCGGTAGATGGTGCGATCGATTAATCATTTCGCAACGACTTTAGAGTTATAATCATTCCAAATATTTTTTTAGGGACTTGAATGTATATTCCAGAAGAGAAATTTTCCCTTTGGGCCGATTTTATTGAACGAGACTATTTGGATAACGGGTTTAGAACATTGATCGAAGAGGGGATTATTAACGGGGCGACCTCCAACCCTTCGATCTTTAAAAGTGCGATCCTGACATCACCGGCTTATAAACGCCAGATCGAGGAGCTTTCAGGCTTGGATGCCAAAGCCAAATATGAGGCTTTGGCCATTTATGATATCCAGAAGGCAGCGGATATTTTGCGTCCTTTGTATGATAAGGGTGATGACGGTTACGTCAGTATCGAGGTCGATCCGATGCTTTGCGACGATACCGAGGCTACGGTTGACGAGGGGCGCCGTCTCTATAAGCTGATCGATCGTCCGAACGTGATGATCAAAGTGCCGGCGACAGAAGCAGGTTACGGCGCGATGAGGACCCTGGTAAGCGACGGCATCGCTGTCAATGCAACCCTGGTCTTCTCCAAAGAGCAGGCCCTCGCAGCTGCTGACGCCTTTGCGGATGGGCAGCAAAAGGGTGCAAGTGTCGATACCGTGATCAGTGTCTTTGTCAGCCGTATCGACCGTGCTTTGGATGCCGTGCTGGTTGAAAAAGGGATAACACCGGCATTGGCCGGTATCTACAATGCGGCGGCGATCTACAGTGCTATTGAAGCGAAGGGTGTATCGCGTTGCCGTACACTCTTCGCATCGACGGGGGTAAAAGGCGGTGATCTGCGCCCATCGTACTATATCGACGAGCTTTTGGCAGCGAACACGGTCAATACGGCCCCTGTCGAGACGATCGAGGCTTTTGTCAAAAAAGGCGACAGGACAATAAAGCTCCCCGTCGATGCTGAGACGATTGATGCGCATTTTGCAAAGATCGAAGCGGCGGGGATCGATTTTGACGGCGTAGTCGCCAAGCAGATAAGTGACGGCCTCGACGCCTTTAAAGAGGCGTTCAGTGAAATATTGAGTGAATTGGAGTAGAGATGGCAAGCAATATAAATGAAATAGATATCAGTTCGTTAACCTTTGAGACCCTGGATAAGATACGCGGCTATATGAAGCGTATGATCGATGCAAAGGGGTCAGATCTTCACATCAAGGCCAATGCGGTTGTCCGTGCGCGTGTCAACGGTGAGATTCTTCCTCTTTCAGGCGAGATCCTCTCCAAAGATGAT
Encoded proteins:
- a CDS encoding AMP-binding protein translates to MNIIYINNDGERTDRELEHMQVEQTIAATGEATFDAHTKPELFALLHKAIDQGVTPVLFDKKIESITERVSELGIKPYSEKSDESVLPLTAYALFFTSGTTGVPTGAIKNRENIQGELDALQAIFEPEHFERVIVTVPFIHIYGFLSGLMLPKRLGCEVLLKEEYYPQELISLHEGKKTLVVTSPVYIKAMLRLKREHDLNNVTFLSSTGLLVEDEVARFEQQYNTTLLQIFGSTETGGVAIKRGVDTYWQPLQGVLISKNFESRMVVDSPYLSTHLFEETITLMKRPYTTSDIIELEDKRFRLLGRANEIVKVSGKRISIVELENLIENGLGTGDVLIGIKSDIEKLKDESLDIKISGRKMPTEADVRALFKAHYPEINFSFELTNVKNIEKNSMGKKVRR
- a CDS encoding serine hydrolase domain-containing protein: MKRLLLILLLSLDLFGGVESFEKFVREEVEGNTPPSASFAVLKGDTILYESSFGFNDAERSQPTSLESTYHVFSLTKILAATLVMQLVDEGSLSFDDTIDRYFPRFKAKYDGREVTVTLLNLLNHSSGIGDRSDGVRPMTDDAYYHYAKANGIEMDEYVELPYMPGSEANYSSTEYILLSRIIEKATGEKFGKLVEDRILRPAQMERSGFTYTEEMAEDQVYGTLKLFSVIGTAMRIFMNEKDKDHWDGTTLWLKQFDVGWLAAGGLVAPIHDMALFLSAYNNGNLMTSETKRLFLETPAVPVNSWLSSQEKVAFGIGWYHIEDKGEFFYQHQGLGPGFRTIMRIYPKYDISFVILTSQTETDIDGWADRLIKDVKEGLL
- a CDS encoding beta-ketoacyl-ACP synthase II, encoding MKRIVVTGIGMINALGHDKSSFKAIVDGECGIDKITLCPTDELECKIAAEVKAFDPSTVMKKREQKKADRFIQLGLHAAQEAFDDAALEGVDTTAFGVVSGNCLVGIGSIEEAAEIKSSSKLSHISPFLIPSYMPNMLAGQVSMRFDLRGPNLSENTACAAGTHAIIEAWKTLQFSKGEGMLVVGAEAGVTSLALGGFSAMNALCKDHNESPKEAVRPFDKERSGFVMGEGAGALVLETLEHAQKRGARIYAEIIGFGESADAYHISTPHPESRGAISAIEDAFEMAGSPKIDYINAHGTGTFYNDIREAKAIETVFGGMRPYVSSIKGQVGHTLGAAGTIEAVVSLMAMQENILPPLINYKESETEMPSINLVKNRAIETGVDRVLSCNFGFGGTNAAIVFEKFKAAR
- a CDS encoding transaldolase, which gives rise to MYIPEEKFSLWADFIERDYLDNGFRTLIEEGIINGATSNPSIFKSAILTSPAYKRQIEELSGLDAKAKYEALAIYDIQKAADILRPLYDKGDDGYVSIEVDPMLCDDTEATVDEGRRLYKLIDRPNVMIKVPATEAGYGAMRTLVSDGIAVNATLVFSKEQALAAADAFADGQQKGASVDTVISVFVSRIDRALDAVLVEKGITPALAGIYNAAAIYSAIEAKGVSRCRTLFASTGVKGGDLRPSYYIDELLAANTVNTAPVETIEAFVKKGDRTIKLPVDAETIDAHFAKIEAAGIDFDGVVAKQISDGLDAFKEAFSEILSELE